A genomic region of Tsukamurella pulmonis contains the following coding sequences:
- a CDS encoding TIGR03364 family FAD-dependent oxidoreductase, with product MNTATDVLVVGAGVVGLAHAVEALARGLTVTVVERDTRAVGASVRNFGHACVTGQSGDLAELAHLARERWLDLDGRAGLGARATGGLAVARHATELAVLEELAAARPGEVALRTADQVRAELPGGGADDVIGGAALLADLRVDPRVTVARLAAWLDAQDGAEVRFGTAYLGFDGSRAHTSRGTVEAGRVIVCVGHDLDHLLPELAERQRVQRCALQMARTADPGAVVTPAVLTATSLLRYPAFAETEAAVALRERMERERPDLLGIDANVMFTQRPDGTLLIGDSHHTERTVEPFLDDAVTETLRAESARVMGLRELRIIERWQGVYASSPLHPYLAAEPEDRVSVRVVTSGVGMTIAHGLARRHFPT from the coding sequence ATGAACACCGCTACGGACGTCCTCGTCGTCGGCGCCGGCGTCGTGGGCCTGGCCCATGCCGTCGAGGCGCTCGCCCGCGGCCTGACGGTCACCGTCGTCGAGCGCGACACCCGGGCCGTCGGTGCCTCCGTCCGCAATTTCGGGCACGCCTGCGTCACCGGACAGTCCGGGGACCTCGCCGAGCTGGCCCACCTGGCCCGCGAGCGCTGGCTCGATCTGGACGGCCGTGCCGGCCTCGGCGCCCGCGCCACCGGCGGCCTCGCGGTCGCCCGTCACGCCACCGAACTCGCCGTCCTCGAGGAGCTCGCCGCGGCACGGCCCGGCGAGGTCGCCCTGCGCACCGCCGACCAGGTCCGGGCCGAGCTCCCCGGCGGCGGCGCGGACGACGTCATCGGCGGCGCCGCGCTGCTCGCGGACCTGCGGGTGGATCCGCGGGTGACCGTCGCGCGCCTCGCCGCCTGGCTCGACGCGCAGGACGGCGCCGAGGTCCGTTTCGGCACCGCCTACCTCGGTTTCGACGGCAGCCGCGCCCACACCTCGCGCGGCACCGTCGAGGCCGGCCGCGTGATCGTCTGCGTCGGCCACGATCTCGACCACCTCCTGCCCGAGCTCGCCGAGCGGCAGCGCGTGCAGCGGTGCGCCCTGCAGATGGCCCGCACCGCCGACCCGGGCGCCGTCGTCACGCCCGCGGTCCTGACCGCCACCTCGCTGCTGCGCTATCCCGCCTTCGCCGAGACCGAGGCGGCCGTCGCCCTCCGCGAGCGGATGGAGCGCGAGCGCCCGGACCTGCTCGGCATCGACGCGAACGTGATGTTCACCCAGCGCCCCGACGGCACGCTACTGATCGGCGACTCGCACCACACCGAGCGGACCGTCGAGCCCTTCCTCGACGATGCCGTCACCGAGACGCTGCGCGCCGAGTCCGCGCGCGTCATGGGCCTGCGCGAGCTGCGCATCATCGAGCGCTGGCAGGGCGTCTACGCCTCGAGCCCGCTGCACCCCTACCTCGCCGCCGAGCCGGAGGACCGGGTGAGCGTTCGCGTCGTCACCTCCGGTGTCGGCATGACCATCGCCCACGGCCTCGCACGCCGCCACTTCCCCACCTGA
- a CDS encoding GntR family transcriptional regulator, with the protein MVAAQPLHHRLAAEFRARIASGRWPEGEQAPSEAQLCEEFGTSRGPVRQALATLRAEGLIVGGQGRSPVVRRNVPSHSASALGSFTAWARAQGREPGQRTVLQARVPATSDIAERLQVEVGEPVLELRRVRTLDGAPALGETMYFVWALGRRLMEFDPDSGSVNRFLLDAGADLYASTHQIDAVAATAEDAAQLGLPDGAPLLRVRRTTTDAAGDVVEYGEDRYVPGVTTVIVENRLFAAPSQALRSVPVRRDA; encoded by the coding sequence GTGGTCGCAGCTCAGCCCCTCCATCACCGTCTCGCCGCGGAGTTCCGCGCGCGCATCGCCTCCGGTCGCTGGCCGGAAGGCGAACAGGCCCCCAGTGAGGCGCAGCTGTGCGAGGAGTTCGGCACGTCCCGCGGCCCGGTGCGGCAGGCGCTCGCGACGCTGCGCGCGGAGGGCCTGATCGTGGGCGGGCAGGGACGCTCGCCCGTCGTGCGCCGCAACGTTCCCAGCCACAGCGCCAGCGCTCTCGGCTCCTTCACCGCGTGGGCTCGCGCGCAGGGGCGCGAGCCCGGCCAGCGGACCGTGCTGCAGGCGCGCGTCCCGGCGACTTCGGACATCGCCGAGCGGCTCCAGGTCGAGGTGGGGGAGCCGGTGCTGGAGCTGCGGCGCGTCCGCACGCTCGACGGAGCGCCCGCCCTCGGCGAGACGATGTACTTCGTGTGGGCGCTCGGCAGGCGCCTGATGGAGTTCGATCCCGATTCCGGCTCGGTGAACCGGTTCCTGCTGGACGCCGGGGCGGACTTGTACGCGTCCACCCACCAGATCGACGCCGTCGCCGCGACCGCCGAGGACGCCGCGCAACTCGGCCTGCCCGACGGCGCCCCGCTGCTGCGGGTGCGCCGCACCACGACCGACGCCGCCGGCGACGTCGTCGAATACGGCGAGGACCGCTACGTCCCCGGTGTGACCACCGTGATCGTCGAGAACCGACTCTTCGCGGCGCCGAGCCAGGCGCTGCGATCCGTACCCGTCAGGAGAGACGCATGA
- a CDS encoding phosphonatase-like hydrolase gives MTATTIELVALDMAGTTIDDGGAVYEALRGAVEDGGATVDQGDLQVWMGTDKVEAITNLLRLGGVEPTQERIAAGFARFRERLQEAYAATPPTAIAGVPEALREIRALGVKVALTTGFDDAVALPLLAALGWGIGGGRGTVVDAVVTTSDVAAGRPAPYMIHRAMERTGVRDVRRVLAAGDTAVDVQAGNNAGAVSVGVLTGKADGRVLAEAGADHVLGGVVDIPGLLHVRA, from the coding sequence ATGACCGCAACCACCATCGAACTCGTCGCGCTGGACATGGCCGGCACGACGATCGACGACGGCGGTGCCGTTTACGAGGCGCTGCGCGGCGCGGTCGAGGACGGCGGGGCCACCGTCGACCAGGGCGACCTGCAGGTGTGGATGGGGACGGACAAGGTCGAGGCGATCACCAATCTGCTGCGCCTCGGCGGAGTCGAGCCCACGCAGGAGCGGATCGCGGCCGGATTCGCGCGATTCCGTGAGCGGCTGCAGGAGGCCTACGCCGCGACGCCGCCCACCGCGATCGCCGGTGTGCCCGAGGCGCTCCGGGAGATCCGCGCGCTCGGGGTGAAGGTCGCTCTGACCACGGGCTTCGACGACGCAGTCGCGCTGCCGCTGCTCGCGGCCCTCGGCTGGGGGATCGGCGGGGGTCGGGGAACGGTCGTCGACGCGGTCGTGACCACCTCCGACGTGGCGGCCGGGCGCCCCGCGCCGTACATGATCCATCGGGCCATGGAGCGCACCGGCGTCCGCGACGTGCGCCGCGTGCTCGCCGCCGGGGACACCGCCGTCGACGTGCAGGCCGGGAACAACGCCGGCGCGGTGTCGGTGGGCGTGCTCACCGGGAAGGCCGACGGCCGGGTGCTCGCCGAGGCGGGCGCGGATCACGTGCTCGGCGGCGTCGTGGACATTCCCGGCCTCCTGCACGTCCGCGCCTAA
- a CDS encoding TVP38/TMEM64 family protein, producing MSDNESRLRPGDRALVVRAAIGGVVVLALVVAGLMLPHPGIATVRGWAESTGTWFVVLFLVAHTVVTVFPIPRTFFTVSAGVLFGPMGILLCMVASTAAAVIAFVAVRAVDERHPSAVLARIREHRAYVPVAARLRARGWLAVGSLRLIAVAPFSLVNYASALSPVCLWPYLAATVAGLAPGTIAVVLLGDALTGESSPWLVVVSGALMAVGIAGLLVDARLPASEKA from the coding sequence GTGAGCGACAACGAATCCCGGCTGCGCCCCGGCGACCGCGCCCTCGTCGTGCGCGCGGCGATCGGCGGGGTCGTCGTGCTCGCTCTCGTCGTCGCCGGACTGATGCTGCCGCATCCGGGCATCGCGACGGTCCGCGGCTGGGCGGAGTCGACCGGGACCTGGTTCGTCGTGCTGTTCCTCGTCGCCCACACGGTGGTGACGGTCTTCCCCATCCCCCGCACCTTCTTCACCGTGTCCGCGGGGGTGCTGTTCGGGCCGATGGGCATCCTGCTGTGCATGGTGGCGTCCACCGCGGCGGCGGTGATCGCGTTCGTCGCGGTCCGCGCGGTCGACGAACGGCATCCGTCCGCGGTGCTCGCCCGGATCCGCGAGCACCGCGCGTACGTCCCGGTCGCGGCCCGGCTGCGCGCGCGGGGCTGGTTGGCCGTCGGCTCGCTACGGCTCATCGCCGTGGCACCGTTCTCCTTGGTGAACTACGCGTCGGCGCTCTCGCCGGTGTGCCTGTGGCCCTACCTCGCGGCGACGGTCGCCGGTCTCGCCCCCGGCACGATCGCCGTCGTGCTCCTGGGGGATGCGCTCACGGGCGAATCCTCGCCGTGGCTCGTCGTGGTCAGCGGCGCCCTCATGGCCGTCGGCATCGCCGGCCTGCTCGTGGATGCGCGCCTGCCCGCAAGTGAAAAAGCTTGA
- a CDS encoding methylmalonyl-CoA mutase family protein encodes MADNPYEAWRESVGAVLAKSRGGTPPEDPIAALTTPTEDDGVQIAPLYSQRDELPEAPLPGAFPFVRGGNPTPDVRLGWKVAERFDATTDSADVLGALESGASALWLTRPDPAPLLEGVYPDMAPILLTAGGRAAEAAAQVHAALDEAAGSDAYRADLVRVSLGAAPLTSQVVGRADVSLDEASELARAADARAEDVRAIVVDGADLHNAGATAAQELGLAAAAGLDHVRTLTAAGLTTAAALRQLTIRLAATDDQFLTLAKIRAWRTVWARVAQHLGAPEAGNAPVHAVTSLAATTQRDPWVNLLRTTIAAFGAGLGGADYVTTLDYDEALPAGVEGYSPGFTRRIARNTQLLLLEESNLGRVVDPGAGSWHVESLTDDLARAAWSVLQDVERDGGFARGAAEESIATRLGESADRRDAAVARRARKLTGVNEFPNLAEPPVAPSAATNGPVVRSYAAPFEALRARSDAFLREHGVRPRVRMVTIGSVAQHNGRSTFLTNLLASGGIETVLDADAQAAGTATRDGSPGARIAVLAGSDAGYAEEGEALARTLRDEGNLVLLAGAPGTVDDGLIDIYLHAKIDAAAALDDLLTRLGA; translated from the coding sequence GTGGCGGACAACCCCTACGAAGCGTGGCGTGAGTCAGTCGGCGCCGTGCTCGCGAAGTCGCGCGGCGGAACGCCGCCGGAGGATCCGATCGCCGCATTGACCACCCCCACCGAGGACGACGGCGTGCAGATCGCGCCGCTGTACTCCCAGCGCGACGAGCTGCCCGAGGCCCCGCTGCCCGGCGCGTTCCCGTTCGTGCGCGGCGGCAACCCGACGCCCGACGTGCGCCTGGGCTGGAAGGTCGCCGAGCGCTTCGACGCGACGACCGACTCCGCCGACGTGCTCGGCGCGCTCGAGTCCGGCGCGAGCGCGCTGTGGCTCACCCGTCCCGATCCCGCGCCGCTGCTCGAGGGCGTCTACCCGGACATGGCGCCGATCCTGCTCACCGCGGGCGGTCGGGCCGCCGAAGCGGCCGCGCAGGTCCACGCCGCACTCGACGAGGCCGCCGGTTCCGACGCCTACCGCGCCGACCTCGTCCGCGTCAGCCTCGGCGCAGCGCCGCTCACCTCGCAGGTCGTCGGCCGCGCCGACGTCTCCCTGGACGAGGCGAGCGAGCTCGCCCGTGCCGCCGATGCCCGCGCGGAGGACGTGCGCGCGATCGTCGTCGACGGTGCCGACCTGCACAACGCGGGTGCCACCGCTGCGCAGGAGCTGGGCCTGGCCGCCGCCGCCGGGCTCGACCACGTGCGTACGCTCACCGCCGCGGGCCTGACCACCGCCGCCGCGCTGCGCCAGCTCACGATCCGCCTGGCCGCCACCGACGACCAGTTCCTCACCCTCGCCAAGATCCGCGCCTGGCGCACGGTCTGGGCCCGCGTCGCGCAGCACCTCGGCGCCCCGGAGGCGGGGAACGCCCCCGTGCACGCCGTGACCTCGCTGGCCGCGACCACGCAGCGCGACCCCTGGGTGAACCTGCTCCGCACCACCATCGCCGCCTTCGGGGCGGGCCTCGGCGGCGCCGACTACGTCACCACTCTCGATTACGACGAGGCGCTGCCCGCCGGCGTCGAGGGGTACTCGCCCGGCTTCACCCGGCGCATCGCCCGCAACACCCAGCTCCTGCTGCTCGAGGAGTCCAACCTCGGACGCGTCGTCGACCCGGGAGCCGGCTCGTGGCACGTCGAGTCGCTCACCGACGACCTCGCCCGCGCCGCCTGGAGCGTGCTGCAGGACGTGGAGCGCGACGGCGGCTTCGCCCGCGGCGCCGCGGAGGAGAGCATCGCGACGCGGCTCGGCGAGTCCGCCGACCGGCGCGACGCCGCCGTGGCCCGTCGCGCCCGCAAACTCACCGGCGTCAACGAGTTCCCGAACCTCGCCGAGCCGCCCGTGGCACCGTCGGCGGCGACGAACGGCCCCGTCGTCCGGTCCTACGCCGCGCCCTTCGAGGCCCTGCGCGCCCGGTCCGACGCGTTCCTGCGGGAGCACGGTGTGCGGCCGCGGGTGCGGATGGTCACCATCGGCAGCGTCGCCCAGCACAACGGCCGGTCGACCTTCCTGACCAACCTGCTGGCCTCCGGCGGCATCGAGACCGTGCTCGACGCCGACGCGCAGGCCGCGGGCACCGCGACGCGCGACGGCTCGCCGGGCGCGCGGATCGCCGTGCTGGCCGGGTCGGACGCGGGCTACGCCGAGGAGGGCGAGGCGCTGGCGCGCACCCTGCGCGACGAGGGGAACCTCGTGCTGCTCGCGGGCGCGCCCGGCACCGTCGACGACGGCCTGATCGACATCTACCTGCACGCGAAGATCGACGCGGCCGCCGCGCTCGACGATCTGCTGACCCGACTGGGGGCATGA
- the scpA gene encoding methylmalonyl-CoA mutase → MTDTIGSFAEVPFEELHGAAPTSADVDAFVDASAQAYAYTPDQLTWTTPEGIDVKPVYTRADRDAVAEAGYPVDSYPGAVPFLRGPYPTMYVNQPWTIRQYAGFSTAAESNAFYRRNLAAGQKGLSVAFDLATHRGYDSDHPRVTGDVGMAGVAIDSILDMRQLFDGIDLGGVSVSMTMNGAVLPILALYVVAAEEQGVGPEKLAGTIQNDILKEFMVRNTYIYPPAPSMRIISDIFAYTSQKMPKFNSISISGYHIQEAGATADLELAYTLADGVEYIKAGIEAGLDVDKFAPRLSFFWGIGMNFFMEVAKLRAARLLWSELVAEFDAKNSKSLSLRTHSQTSGWSLTAQDVFNNVARTCVEAMAATQGHTQSLHTNALDEAIALPTDFSARIARNTQLVLQQESGTTRPIDPWGGSYYVETLTHELAERARAHIREVQEAGGMAKAINEGIPKLRIEEAAARTQARIDSGRQPVIGVNKYQVAEDAVIELLKVDNSKVRTEQLAKLERLRAERDDAEVTATLKNLTRAAASSEGGLENNLLALAIDAARAKATVGEISDALEQVYGRHQAEIRTLSGVYRDEAGAAGNIQTATDLVAKFEEADGRRPRVLIAKMGQDGHDRGQKVIATAFADLGFDVDVGPLFSTPEEVAQQAADNDVHVVGVSSLAAGHLTLVPALRDALAEVGRPDITIVVGGVIPPGDFDELYAAGASAIYPPGTVIADAAVNLLHELGGKLGYRLA, encoded by the coding sequence ATGACTGACACCATCGGCAGTTTCGCCGAAGTCCCGTTCGAGGAGCTGCACGGCGCAGCGCCGACGAGCGCCGACGTGGACGCCTTCGTCGACGCCTCCGCGCAGGCCTACGCCTACACCCCGGACCAGCTGACCTGGACCACGCCCGAGGGGATCGACGTCAAGCCCGTCTACACCCGCGCCGACCGCGACGCCGTCGCCGAGGCGGGCTACCCCGTCGACTCCTACCCGGGCGCGGTGCCCTTCCTCCGCGGCCCGTACCCGACGATGTACGTCAACCAGCCGTGGACGATCCGGCAGTACGCGGGCTTCTCCACCGCGGCCGAGTCGAACGCCTTCTACCGCCGGAACCTGGCCGCCGGTCAGAAGGGCCTCTCCGTCGCGTTCGATCTGGCGACGCACCGCGGCTACGACTCCGACCACCCGCGCGTCACCGGCGACGTGGGCATGGCCGGCGTGGCGATCGACTCGATCCTCGACATGCGCCAGCTCTTCGACGGCATCGATCTGGGCGGCGTCTCCGTCTCGATGACGATGAACGGCGCCGTGCTGCCGATCCTCGCGCTCTACGTCGTCGCGGCCGAGGAGCAGGGCGTCGGACCGGAGAAGCTCGCGGGCACCATCCAGAACGACATCCTCAAAGAGTTCATGGTGCGCAACACCTACATCTATCCGCCGGCACCGTCCATGCGGATCATCTCGGACATCTTCGCGTACACCTCGCAGAAGATGCCGAAGTTCAACTCGATCTCGATCTCCGGGTACCACATCCAGGAGGCCGGGGCCACAGCCGATCTCGAGCTCGCGTACACGCTGGCCGACGGTGTCGAGTACATCAAGGCCGGCATCGAGGCGGGCCTGGACGTGGACAAGTTCGCGCCGCGCCTGTCCTTCTTCTGGGGTATCGGCATGAACTTCTTCATGGAGGTGGCGAAGCTCCGCGCCGCGCGCCTGCTGTGGAGCGAGCTGGTGGCCGAGTTCGATGCGAAGAACAGCAAGTCCCTCTCGCTGCGCACGCACTCGCAGACCTCGGGCTGGTCGCTCACTGCGCAGGACGTGTTCAACAACGTCGCGCGCACGTGCGTCGAGGCCATGGCCGCCACGCAGGGCCACACCCAGTCGCTGCACACGAACGCCCTCGACGAGGCCATCGCGCTGCCGACGGACTTCTCCGCCCGCATCGCCCGCAACACGCAGCTGGTGCTGCAGCAGGAGTCCGGCACCACCCGGCCCATCGACCCGTGGGGCGGCTCGTACTACGTCGAGACGCTGACCCACGAGCTGGCCGAGCGCGCCCGCGCCCACATCCGCGAGGTGCAGGAGGCCGGCGGCATGGCCAAGGCCATCAACGAGGGCATCCCGAAGCTGCGCATCGAGGAGGCCGCGGCCCGCACCCAGGCGCGCATCGACTCCGGCCGCCAGCCGGTGATCGGCGTGAACAAGTACCAGGTCGCCGAGGACGCGGTGATCGAGCTGCTCAAGGTGGACAACTCCAAGGTCCGCACCGAGCAGCTCGCCAAGCTCGAGCGCCTGCGCGCCGAGCGCGACGACGCGGAGGTGACCGCGACGCTGAAGAATCTGACCCGCGCGGCGGCGTCCTCCGAGGGCGGCCTCGAGAACAACCTGCTGGCGCTCGCGATCGACGCGGCGCGGGCGAAGGCCACCGTCGGCGAGATCTCCGACGCACTCGAGCAGGTCTACGGCCGCCACCAGGCCGAGATCCGTACGCTCAGTGGCGTGTACCGCGACGAGGCCGGTGCGGCCGGCAACATCCAGACCGCGACCGATCTGGTCGCGAAGTTCGAGGAGGCCGACGGCCGCCGCCCCCGCGTGCTCATCGCGAAGATGGGCCAGGACGGGCACGACCGCGGCCAGAAGGTGATCGCCACCGCCTTCGCCGACCTCGGCTTCGACGTCGACGTGGGCCCGCTGTTCTCCACCCCGGAGGAGGTCGCGCAGCAGGCCGCCGACAACGACGTGCACGTCGTCGGCGTCTCCTCGCTCGCCGCCGGCCACCTGACGCTGGTGCCCGCGCTGCGCGACGCGCTCGCCGAGGTGGGCCGCCCCGACATCACCATCGTGGTGGGCGGTGTCATCCCGCCCGGCGATTTCGATGAGCTGTACGCGGCCGGCGCCTCGGCGATCTACCCGCCCGGCACCGTCATCGCGGACGCCGCGGTGAACCTGCTGCACGAGCTGGGCGGCAAGTTGGGGTACCGGCTGGCGTGA
- the meaB gene encoding methylmalonyl Co-A mutase-associated GTPase MeaB has protein sequence MTVAELAEGVRADKRAVLARAITMVESRRPDHQALAQELLLEVTPPPDAPLATRVGITGVPGVGKSTTIEALGNHLISLGHKVAVLAVDPSSTRTGGSILGDKTRMGTLAVNPRAYIRPSPTSGTLGGVAKATRETIVLLEAAGFDVVLVETVGVGQSEVTVANMVDTFTFLTLARTGDQLQGIKKGVLELADVVAVNKADGDHVVEARVAARELSGALRLIHPRGSLWRPPVLTQSAVEGTGIPEFWEAVLRHRSTLQEAGEFDRRRRQQQVDWTWTMVRDAVLSRVEQSDGVRSVRAEVEAGVQDGSLTPALAAQRILDAFDAPS, from the coding sequence ATCACCGTCGCCGAGCTCGCGGAAGGGGTCAGGGCCGACAAGCGCGCCGTGCTGGCGCGCGCCATCACGATGGTCGAGTCCCGCCGGCCCGACCACCAGGCACTGGCACAGGAGCTGCTGCTGGAGGTGACCCCGCCACCGGATGCGCCGCTCGCGACCCGGGTGGGGATCACCGGCGTGCCCGGGGTGGGCAAGTCGACCACGATCGAGGCGCTGGGCAACCACCTGATCTCGTTGGGGCACAAGGTCGCCGTGCTCGCGGTGGACCCGTCCTCCACGCGCACCGGCGGTTCGATCCTCGGTGACAAGACCAGGATGGGCACCCTCGCCGTGAACCCGCGCGCCTACATCCGGCCCTCGCCCACCTCCGGGACGCTCGGCGGCGTCGCGAAGGCCACTCGCGAAACGATCGTGCTCCTCGAGGCGGCGGGCTTCGACGTGGTGCTCGTCGAGACCGTCGGCGTGGGCCAGTCCGAGGTCACCGTCGCCAACATGGTGGACACGTTCACCTTCCTCACCCTGGCGCGCACCGGCGATCAGCTGCAGGGCATCAAGAAGGGCGTGCTCGAGCTCGCCGACGTCGTGGCGGTCAACAAGGCCGACGGGGACCACGTCGTGGAGGCCCGCGTCGCCGCGCGCGAGCTCTCCGGTGCGCTGCGCCTGATCCACCCGCGCGGTTCGCTGTGGCGGCCGCCCGTGCTCACCCAGAGCGCCGTCGAGGGAACCGGCATCCCCGAGTTCTGGGAGGCGGTGCTGCGGCACCGCAGCACGCTGCAGGAGGCGGGGGAGTTCGACCGGCGCCGCCGGCAGCAGCAGGTCGACTGGACCTGGACGATGGTCCGGGACGCGGTGCTGTCCCGGGTCGAGCAGTCCGACGGCGTCCGTTCCGTCCGCGCCGAGGTGGAGGCCGGCGTGCAGGACGGATCGCTCACCCCCGCCCTCGCCGCGCAGCGGATCCTCGACGCGTTCGACGCGCCCTCCTGA
- a CDS encoding esterase/lipase family protein yields MTKKALATLLAMLSAAVLSVPGGGAAFAAPLPVRWDALSAIGPALFPETPPPGANVPCKPTAAHPNPVVLVNPTFANQATAYQAGSPYLKNAGYCVYSFNYGNPAYLPETPLQALGDVREGGRKLADKVRAVLAETGARKVDLVGHSQGGGIMPAYYVNVLGGARYVDKFVGISPSNHGTTLSTVALLQPTLGPIGPGVMKLLGVVAPALSQQAIGSEVAKEVYAGGDTRPGVTYTTIVTVHDQVVTPYPRQYLKGQKVTNITLQEGCLKDWSEHLSTAYSRRAWNHVLNALDPANAKPVACEAVAPYFGSEPQPWAYDMSMIEQLTN; encoded by the coding sequence ATGACGAAGAAGGCCCTGGCGACTCTCCTGGCGATGCTCTCGGCGGCGGTGCTGTCCGTGCCGGGCGGAGGTGCCGCATTCGCGGCTCCGCTGCCCGTCCGGTGGGACGCCCTCTCCGCGATCGGACCGGCGTTGTTCCCCGAGACCCCACCGCCGGGCGCGAACGTTCCGTGCAAGCCCACTGCGGCGCACCCGAACCCCGTCGTCCTGGTCAATCCGACCTTCGCAAACCAGGCGACCGCGTATCAGGCGGGATCGCCGTATCTCAAGAACGCCGGGTACTGCGTCTACTCGTTCAACTACGGCAACCCCGCGTACCTCCCCGAAACGCCGTTGCAGGCGCTGGGCGACGTCCGCGAGGGTGGCCGCAAGCTCGCGGACAAGGTGCGCGCCGTGCTCGCCGAGACCGGCGCGCGGAAAGTGGATCTGGTGGGTCACTCGCAGGGCGGCGGCATCATGCCCGCCTACTACGTGAACGTGCTCGGCGGCGCGCGGTACGTGGACAAGTTCGTCGGGATCTCGCCCAGCAACCACGGAACGACCCTGTCGACCGTGGCGCTACTGCAGCCCACGCTGGGCCCGATCGGTCCGGGCGTGATGAAGCTCCTCGGCGTGGTGGCCCCCGCTCTCAGCCAGCAGGCGATCGGATCGGAGGTGGCCAAGGAGGTCTACGCGGGCGGGGACACCCGCCCGGGAGTCACGTACACCACCATCGTGACCGTTCACGATCAGGTCGTGACGCCCTACCCGCGCCAGTACCTCAAGGGGCAGAAGGTCACCAACATCACGCTGCAGGAGGGATGCCTGAAGGACTGGTCCGAGCACCTGTCGACCGCCTACAGCCGGCGCGCGTGGAACCATGTGCTCAACGCGCTCGATCCGGCGAACGCGAAGCCCGTCGCTTGCGAGGCCGTGGCACCGTACTTCGGTTCGGAACCGCAGCCGTGGGCCTACGACATGAGCATGATCGAGCAGCTCACCAACTGA